In one Candidatus Desulfatibia profunda genomic region, the following are encoded:
- a CDS encoding permease, protein MKERTKLLLIVLIFIACYYVPWDSAVIRQAGLEAFMMLQEYAREHVLTCLIPAFFIAGAIAVFV, encoded by the coding sequence ATGAAAGAACGTACAAAGTTGCTGCTGATCGTCTTGATTTTTATTGCCTGTTACTATGTCCCCTGGGACAGTGCGGTAATACGGCAAGCCGGGCTGGAAGCCTTTATGATGCTCCAGGAATACGCCCGCGAGCATGTGCTCACCTGCCTGATTCCCGCCTTTTTTATTGCCGGCGCCATTGCCGTTTTTGTTT
- a CDS encoding winged helix-turn-helix transcriptional regulator gives MKSFINVMKALSDPNRVKIVKMLQYRSLCVCEMQALLGIAQPSVSKHLKILENAGIVDSKKDGLWVNYFLADGSSSPYAANLLGNLRHWLENDEKVAELIKKLPTIHRIDLCKQ, from the coding sequence ATGAAATCTTTTATCAACGTCATGAAAGCGCTTTCCGACCCCAACCGGGTTAAAATTGTTAAGATGCTTCAATACCGGAGCCTGTGTGTCTGCGAGATGCAGGCCCTGTTGGGGATTGCCCAGCCCAGTGTTTCCAAACACTTAAAAATTCTTGAAAATGCCGGAATTGTCGATTCTAAAAAAGATGGCTTGTGGGTCAATTATTTTCTTGCCGACGGCAGCAGTTCACCTTATGCGGCCAACCTTTTAGGGAATCTCAGACACTGGCTGGAAAATGATGAAAAAGTTGCCGAATTGATTAAAAAGCTTCCGACCATTCATCGAATAGATCTATGCAAGCAATAA